The Paenibacillus pabuli DNA segment GTTTTTATTGTTGTTTTAATAGCCACTAGGTCATTGCCGGATAAGAACAAAGAGAAAAAAACGAACTAACTCCCTGACAGGGATAAGTTCGTTTTTTTGCTATTCATTCATTATTACGGACCAGTTAGGATCTTTATAGCGTTTATCGACCACTTCTCTCACCAGACTGAGCTCCTCTGGAATATGATCTAAGCCCTCAATTCGGTATTCAAAAGGACTATTCATTTTACGATCTCCCATGCTGATAAATCCCTCTCTCCAATGATCAGGCAAGCTATTTTCCAATCCCGATGATCCTCTTTTGCTTACATTATATTGTTTACCTGCCGAATCATATGCTTTCCATGCATCATTACGAACTTCATTATCCATTTCTCCGTAAAATAAAACAGCCAGTTCGTTGGTTTCGCCACCACTTTGCGATCTTTCCAACGAAGTCCCTATCACTTCCACTCTATCCTTCAAAACCTTAAAAGATTTAGGCTCTGATAACTCCGCAGGTCTAAAGGAAAACTTGCTACCATCCACTTCAGCAATTGAGTATCCATCCAGAACAAAGCGGTAAGGTTCATGCTCAGGGAGATACTTAAAAGTATAGCTCCATCGCATTTTCCCTTCTTCAATCACACTATAGTCAAATGTCATCAGGCTGTCCATGTAACCGGATTTTCTTGGATTCACTGAATGTATCTCTTCGTTTTTTAAGTTCTCAAAGTGAAAGCTCAATGTTTGGTTTTCCCACAAATCACCTGGGGATCTAGCCATTGCTGCATCATCAAGCTCAGTCTCCAGTTCGAATCGTACCCCCTGCACCATTCGTGTGATCCGTTTTAAATTAACAGTCAGTCCATGTGGTGTTGTATAAGTTCCAGAGAGTTCCTCTACTTGGGTCTTGCTGTTTGCCTCTTTCATATCCAAGTCAAAGCTAAAATTCCAATTCCCTTCTATTGCAGGTACATTTCTGTTTCCAAGCGTATTAATATTCCCCTCGATTGTAATCTTGTCCGTTTGCAGCGGTTCACTGAAGAACTCCACCATATAATAAAAATCATTTGTATATCCCATATCGTACATACTGCCCACGGTTTTCCCTTCAGCATCTTTAATAGTAATGGTGTTCGATTCTCCAAGACTCAGCTTGTCCCGGTCATGCTCTCCTTTGTTATCAAAAAGTTGGAGCGCAAGCGTCACTCGTGTAGGATCTGCTACAGCTTCCTCAATAACAAGGGTGTAGCCCTTGTCATTGACTTTAATATGTGGATTATGTACCAATCCCAGCTCCTTTGCTCGCAGGAGTCCGATATCGGGATTGTCCTTGGAAAACAGAGATCTAATTATTTCCGCAAACGTTGGCACTGTATAGATCATGACCGCCGCTAGGGCAAAACAGATGGTTATAGCTGCAGCAGTCCATCTCCATTTGTTAAAGCGAGATTTCTTTCTCGACTTTTGCTCAGAAAGGGAAGAAAAAGCATTCTCCATAGCAAGTGTAACTGAATCGGGGAGGACAAGGTCTTGTGATTTCGGCTTTAAAAACTGTTTAATTTCGTGATCAACTGGATCATGATAACTCATATTTATCTTCCCCTTCCCCTTGTACAAGCTCACAGAGTTGTTTCCTAGCCCTGAACAAACGTGACTTAACAGTACCTTCAGAAATTTCAAGCACGTTGGAAATATCCTTGACCGACATATCCTCGATATAAAAGAGCGTGACCATCGTTCGAAGTTGATCATCCAGTTCATCAATGATGTCAAACAGTTCAATATGTTCATATTCATCCTTATAAGATGTTTGTCTCAAGTCATAAGGAATAAGAGAAATTCGCTTCAATTTTCTGTTGATACGATTGCACTCGTTGATTAGGATCCGAATAATCCAGGTTTTAAAATAAGCGGGTTCTTTCAAAGTATGTATACTAGTAAATGCTTTGGTAATGGTCTCTTGTATCGCATCTGCGCTATCTTCGTTGTTCCTTACGATTGATCTTGCTATAACATAGAGGCTTTGCTGAAGCGTCCGTATTAATGATACAAATGCTTGCTTATCTCCTTTTCGTGCAAGTTCTGCTTTCTCGGTTAAATCCACGAAGATTTCCCCTCCTCCTCAATTCTATCTAATCATTAGATCGTCAAAGGCTTCATTTGGTTCACAAAAGTATAAAAATTATTTTCAAATAATGTTTAAATTCTTATTTCTCAACCAAAAACAGCCGAACTTAGTCGTTCGACTGCCCTCTGTACTAGCTATTGTCCTATCTCAAAAATGAACACACCATAGGGTGACAGGTTCACCTTATCCTTATACGATGTTCCCGAAAGTAACTCTTTGACTTCCTTCTTCAACTTGATGAAGACCTCCTGGTCCGAGTAGTTGAGAAGAAATAGATATGCTTTATCCTTTGCGGAACGGATACCGATTTCAACTTCGGAAGGCACCTCTACCAAGTCATCGACAGGTGAAGACAGTCCTATTTCATCCATGATAGCATCGACTACTGGTTCATTGTATGCTGCGCCATAATACCATACTTCTCCTTGACCAACTGCACGTCTCGTCATTGCAGCATGACCTGCATAGTATTCGGAAGCATATTCGGCGACAACCTGTACCTCGGGATTTTCCACATGAAGAATTTCGTTGAACCCAACCGTTTGTATTCCCTGAGGCCCTTGCTCACTTTTTCCCTTCCATTGCAGCTTGGCTCCGGTAACGGTTCCTTTGACTAAGGTATAATCCTCCACCGTTACTCCACATAACGCCGCAACCGCTCCTGGGAACGGTCTCATATAACAATGTCCCTTGAGATCCTTATATCCGGTACGTGCACCGAATAACAGCGTACCTCCTTGGCTCACATATGCTCGAAGAAGTTCTGCTGTTTCGTCCGTCATGATTGCCGGATGAGCATAGATGATTACCTTATATTTGGACAGGTTTTCCAATACGGTCTTTGGTCGCAGGGTAACTACATCTGTAGGGATATGGCGATATTGCAGCTGCTTATACCAAGCACGTGTGCTCTGATGATGAAGCGGACCATGCCACTCGTCTAACTCTCCGTCCCACATATTATCGTAATCCTGCAGGATGGCAACGTCCGCCAGATATGTCGTACCCGCAATAACACGTCCGATTTGGGCAAACTCTTGCCCAACCTGTGCAACCTCTCTCACTCGCCTGTTGGGTTGATTGTGATAATCGTTGATGCCGTGCCAGTACATCTCGGTTCCGAATGTGGCTGTACGCCAGCGGAAGTATACCAGTAAGTCTGTTCCGTGAAGAATGGATTGGTACGACCACAATCTGATCTGACCAGGCCTTGGCGTGCCCATACCTATGCTATCAACCCAGCCACCTGGCCCTGACTGTTGTTCCATTACACAAAAATTCGGTGACATGTTGCGTACATTGGACAATTTCATGCTCCATGCCCGGTCTTGCAATGGGTTTTCGTCTTCACCTGGAAATATCGTGGCAAACTGTGGATACGAATCATAGGAAAAGAAATCCAGAAGATGCTCCGTCAATTCATGATTATCCAAATGTCCAAACGTACCGTTTGTTGTGATCCAATGTTCCGGGTCCAATTCACGTATGATATCCGCTTGAAGCTTGGCAAACGAAATGGTATTCGACGATATGAAGCGCTTTTCATCCAGTGCCAGGTGAGGATTAGGTGAAGAATTGACCATGCTCCGTGTAAGATATATTTGTTCCCACGCTGTATAGGTCTGACTCCAAAATACCGTTCCCCATGCCTGGTTGAGCTGTTCTAGTGAGCCATATCGATCTCTAAGCCACGCCCGGAAGGCGACATGGTCTGCCTCAGCATAGAAAACATCCATGTGACAGTTGAGTTCGTTATCGATCTGCCATCCAATGACAGCCGGATGATTTTTATATGCCAGAACCATATTGCGCACTATTTTTTCACATTGCTGTCTGTAGATCGGACTGCTGTAGTTGTTATGACGTCGCATGCCGTGTCGATACAATACGCCATCCTTATTGGCGTTTAACACTTCAGGATACTTTTCTGTTAACCACGCTGGCGGAGTTGCGGTCGGGGTCCCCAGAATGACACTTAAACCATACTGGTGCGCAAGATCCATTACACGTCCAAAAAAACGGAAATCAAATCGGTCTTCTTCAGGTTCCATGATAGACCATGCGAATTCAGCCATCCGAATGACCGTAATATTCATCTCCTGCATTCTGCGGAAATCGTCCTCCCATAATTGCTCATTCCAATGCTCCGGGTAGTAACAGACACCCAGTTTTAATTCGTCCATTTGTATTGACTTCGCCATCTCATTGTCCCCCTTAACTTACGATACTGCCTTCATTCTATTGGACCAACCGCGTATAATAAATGACAAGATTATGCGACTTATAATAAAATATTGACATCCATAAATAATGATAGAACTGATGAATAGCTTTGTTTTTAATAATGACATCAAAATTTTGCGTTCAAATGGAGGTTACGCGTGAAAGAGCACCTCTTTCTTCCTAAGCCGGTTTTCCCCAGGCATACTTGCTTCCCGGATTTTATTGGAGGCTACAGTAATTTTCCGAAGCATCGTGTGAATCGGGAATATCGGACCAAAGAAAGCAACTTGGATCAATGCTATAATCTGCACCTTGTATATGACGGAAAAGGATTCCTTCACAGCGGAACCAATTCTTATGAGTTAACGCGTGCACAGGGATTTCTTTACGGTCCTGGTCTCAGGCAAACCTATCATTCGGACTCTGATGAACCCTGGAGTATTCGTTGGATTCACTTCTACGGTATTCATCTTGAAGAATTATTGAATGGAAAAGGAGTTGACGAGCCATGGCTGTTTCAGTGTTCCAACTTTCCAATGATTACAGCTCTGATGGATCGATTACTGGAATTAGGCAGGGGATTTCAGGTTGAGGATGAGCACAGTATTGCCGCAACGCTATATGAACTTTTGACAAGATTACAATCCGGAGCGAGCCAAATCAATGTTTCCGTGCATCCAACCGCAGAGCGGATTCGTGAAGCAGCAAATTACGTCCGCTCCCACAGTAATGAGCACATCACTCTTGAACAAGCAGCCGGGATCGCCGGTTATAGTACTTCATACTTTAGCCGCAAGTTCAGTCAAACGTTTGGAATCTCTTTTCCGGAATTCCTAATGGAATCCAGGTTATTGCATGCAAAGCAATTGTTAGCTACGACTAACCTTTCCATTAAGCAAATCACGTTTGAGACCGGTTTTTCACAGTCAAGCTACTTCATTAGATGTTTTCGAAGCCAAGAAAACGTCACCCCAATGCAATTCCGAAATATTCACAATCATATGAAAGAGGAACATTTCTCATAAAAAAGACTCTGCACACAAAATGCAGAGTCTTCTTCACTCGCGATCATAACTTCTCTAAGGAGTCTTCGTCTTCATCAGCTCTATATTCCAACAGATCTCCCGGCTGACATTGCAGTGCTTTGCAGATTGCCTCCAGCGTAGACAAACGTATCGCTTTTGCCTTCCCGTTCTTCAATATGGAAATATTGGCGATCGTGATATCAACTCTCTCTGCAAGCTCGGTAACCGTCATTTTCCGTTTTGCCAACATCACATCAATATTGATTATAATAGCCATATTTTCACCTCAAACCACTAGGTCATTTTCGGATTTAATATCAATGGCTTCCTGTAACAGTCTCTGGAGAACAGCGGAAAACACCGCAATGACTAATGAAGCAAAAATAGGAACCATTCCAACAATGATAAGCCCAGGGGCATCATCCTTATCTGCTACGAGAAAAACGAACGGGAGCATCACAACATACAGGCTACAGATTACAATAGCACAATATTTTATTATTTTTAAAGATTTCACTGAGATTGAAGAAAATGCTTCGTTCTTGTCAATGTAGCTCAGAAGACGGAACGACTGGAACAGCGCAATGACAAACGGTATGACGGAGACATACATAATGCACACAATGGGGTATAGCGAGCCGGCATAAATTGGATTCACAGGATGATTGGCTAACCAAGGTATGCCGAAGATGCACAAGGCAAGAATGGGAAGTCCAATAAGCAGAACAGCCATTTTTAAAAAGATTGTTGAACCTCGTTTCACAAAAAGCACCTCACTTGTTTTAATTGATTTGAATTTATCATATTATTTATCGTTTTACAATAAATAATTATCGATTTTTATTGTATTGTTATTGTTATTATATCATCAATTCATACTGTGATATAATAACGAACGACCAACTACAATGATAAAATCGGTGTATAAGGCGGTCCTTACTCATGAAATTGGAACGATTAATCTCTATGATCTATAAGCTGCTGAACAACGAAGTTGTCTCTGCCTCCATGCTGGCCGAAGAGTTCCAGGTATCCTCAAGAACCATATATCGGGACATCGATGTGATCTGCGCTGCCGGTTTTCCAGTTGTTTCCTATCAGGGAATGAACGGCGGTTATGGCTTGATGGACGGATACAAAATGGACAAAAGCTTGCTCGGGTCGTACGATGTTCAGTCTCTGATTACGGTTCTACGCAGTCTCTCCACCGTATTTGAGGATGAACGTGCCCAGGGCACGATTGAACGGTTGCAAACGGTTGGGTCCGAGCAGCAGGGTCCCAGCTTGGCGGTGAACTTGGAGACTCACCGTACCGACCACCATGCGCTTCGCGAGTTACGGTCTGGGATTACAAAGCACCTCGTTGTCCGATTCGATTACATCAATACCCGGAATGAACGTACAACCCGTGAGTTGGAACCGGTGATGCTTTATTTTAAATATCGAAATTGGTATGTGTATGGTTTTTGCCGAGCACGACAGGATTACCGGGAATTCCGTCTATCTCGAATGATGAATCTATCGCTAACCCAAGACACATTTCTACCGCATAACGAGGTACCGAAAGAGACTGTACTGCGAAACGAGGATTGGCACAATCAGATAAGTGACGTTGTCTTTCGGGTTGCCCCTGAGGCATTAGCTGAAGCATTAGATCATTTTCATCAGGCAGAGAAGCAATTTAACGAAGATGGAAGTATGACTATGCGAATTCCCGTTTATCAACCACTTCAGGCAAAATGGCTTAGGTCATTTCTGCTAAGTTTAGGAAGTGGAGTCGAAGTTATTGAACCGCCTGAACTACGAGGAATCCTGAAAGAACAGCTTCAACAAGCACTCCTGCTATACGAAGAAGTATGACACTCTGTTGTCATACTTCTTTTTTTATAATTACTACAGATTCAAAAACAAACGATTCGACAATAAAAGGAGACGATTCAAATGACAAATGTTCCAACGGAGATGTTCAATTACCACACCTGGGCGAACCAAACTATCCTGGGCAGGATCAAGGAATTACCCTCATCGGTACTGAGTGAGGAATTGAACAGTTCGTTCCCCACGATCGCCCATGCCCTAAGCCATATCTACGCAGTTGATCAGATGTGGTATCTCATTTTATCTGGTATGGAAATGCGTGAGGCGCTGCAAGAATGCATGCCTTTGAATGGAAAAACGCTCCCTACTGTGGAAGAGTATATAAACTCCTTCGCCGAGTTGACAGAGCGGTACCATGAATGGATACAGCGTCAAACCGATTTGGAGCAAACCATCCAGCTTGATAACCCATACGCCGGCATCTGCGAAACAACGTTGTCCAAGATGCTGCTGCATGTGGTGAATCACGGTACCTACCACAGGGGCAATATTTCTACAATGCTGCGTCAAATGGGACATGCATCCACCATGAATGACTATTGTCTATATTGGTATCAGGAACCCGTGAAATCCTCTTAAATGTACAGCTCATCATGTTAATATGGATTGGAGCAGGCGAAGAATGGAAATTCAGAATGTGCTCTCCCTAAGCTCAAGAGAAGACTTAAGATCATGGTTGCAGACCCATTGCAGGACTGAAACATC contains these protein-coding regions:
- a CDS encoding helix-turn-helix domain-containing protein → MAIIINIDVMLAKRKMTVTELAERVDITIANISILKNGKAKAIRLSTLEAICKALQCQPGDLLEYRADEDEDSLEKL
- a CDS encoding DUF2975 domain-containing protein, producing MKRGSTIFLKMAVLLIGLPILALCIFGIPWLANHPVNPIYAGSLYPIVCIMYVSVIPFVIALFQSFRLLSYIDKNEAFSSISVKSLKIIKYCAIVICSLYVVMLPFVFLVADKDDAPGLIIVGMVPIFASLVIAVFSAVLQRLLQEAIDIKSENDLVV
- a CDS encoding helix-turn-helix transcriptional regulator — protein: MKLERLISMIYKLLNNEVVSASMLAEEFQVSSRTIYRDIDVICAAGFPVVSYQGMNGGYGLMDGYKMDKSLLGSYDVQSLITVLRSLSTVFEDERAQGTIERLQTVGSEQQGPSLAVNLETHRTDHHALRELRSGITKHLVVRFDYINTRNERTTRELEPVMLYFKYRNWYVYGFCRARQDYREFRLSRMMNLSLTQDTFLPHNEVPKETVLRNEDWHNQISDVVFRVAPEALAEALDHFHQAEKQFNEDGSMTMRIPVYQPLQAKWLRSFLLSLGSGVEVIEPPELRGILKEQLQQALLLYEEV
- a CDS encoding sigma-70 family RNA polymerase sigma factor is translated as MDLTEKAELARKGDKQAFVSLIRTLQQSLYVIARSIVRNNEDSADAIQETITKAFTSIHTLKEPAYFKTWIIRILINECNRINRKLKRISLIPYDLRQTSYKDEYEHIELFDIIDELDDQLRTMVTLFYIEDMSVKDISNVLEISEGTVKSRLFRARKQLCELVQGEGEDKYELS
- a CDS encoding DinB family protein; this encodes MTNVPTEMFNYHTWANQTILGRIKELPSSVLSEELNSSFPTIAHALSHIYAVDQMWYLILSGMEMREALQECMPLNGKTLPTVEEYINSFAELTERYHEWIQRQTDLEQTIQLDNPYAGICETTLSKMLLHVVNHGTYHRGNISTMLRQMGHASTMNDYCLYWYQEPVKSS
- a CDS encoding DUF4179 domain-containing protein, whose protein sequence is MSYHDPVDHEIKQFLKPKSQDLVLPDSVTLAMENAFSSLSEQKSRKKSRFNKWRWTAAAITICFALAAVMIYTVPTFAEIIRSLFSKDNPDIGLLRAKELGLVHNPHIKVNDKGYTLVIEEAVADPTRVTLALQLFDNKGEHDRDKLSLGESNTITIKDAEGKTVGSMYDMGYTNDFYYMVEFFSEPLQTDKITIEGNINTLGNRNVPAIEGNWNFSFDLDMKEANSKTQVEELSGTYTTPHGLTVNLKRITRMVQGVRFELETELDDAAMARSPGDLWENQTLSFHFENLKNEEIHSVNPRKSGYMDSLMTFDYSVIEEGKMRWSYTFKYLPEHEPYRFVLDGYSIAEVDGSKFSFRPAELSEPKSFKVLKDRVEVIGTSLERSQSGGETNELAVLFYGEMDNEVRNDAWKAYDSAGKQYNVSKRGSSGLENSLPDHWREGFISMGDRKMNSPFEYRIEGLDHIPEELSLVREVVDKRYKDPNWSVIMNE
- a CDS encoding helix-turn-helix transcriptional regulator yields the protein MKEHLFLPKPVFPRHTCFPDFIGGYSNFPKHRVNREYRTKESNLDQCYNLHLVYDGKGFLHSGTNSYELTRAQGFLYGPGLRQTYHSDSDEPWSIRWIHFYGIHLEELLNGKGVDEPWLFQCSNFPMITALMDRLLELGRGFQVEDEHSIAATLYELLTRLQSGASQINVSVHPTAERIREAANYVRSHSNEHITLEQAAGIAGYSTSYFSRKFSQTFGISFPEFLMESRLLHAKQLLATTNLSIKQITFETGFSQSSYFIRCFRSQENVTPMQFRNIHNHMKEEHFS
- a CDS encoding beta-galactosidase → MAKSIQMDELKLGVCYYPEHWNEQLWEDDFRRMQEMNITVIRMAEFAWSIMEPEEDRFDFRFFGRVMDLAHQYGLSVILGTPTATPPAWLTEKYPEVLNANKDGVLYRHGMRRHNNYSSPIYRQQCEKIVRNMVLAYKNHPAVIGWQIDNELNCHMDVFYAEADHVAFRAWLRDRYGSLEQLNQAWGTVFWSQTYTAWEQIYLTRSMVNSSPNPHLALDEKRFISSNTISFAKLQADIIRELDPEHWITTNGTFGHLDNHELTEHLLDFFSYDSYPQFATIFPGEDENPLQDRAWSMKLSNVRNMSPNFCVMEQQSGPGGWVDSIGMGTPRPGQIRLWSYQSILHGTDLLVYFRWRTATFGTEMYWHGINDYHNQPNRRVREVAQVGQEFAQIGRVIAGTTYLADVAILQDYDNMWDGELDEWHGPLHHQSTRAWYKQLQYRHIPTDVVTLRPKTVLENLSKYKVIIYAHPAIMTDETAELLRAYVSQGGTLLFGARTGYKDLKGHCYMRPFPGAVAALCGVTVEDYTLVKGTVTGAKLQWKGKSEQGPQGIQTVGFNEILHVENPEVQVVAEYASEYYAGHAAMTRRAVGQGEVWYYGAAYNEPVVDAIMDEIGLSSPVDDLVEVPSEVEIGIRSAKDKAYLFLLNYSDQEVFIKLKKEVKELLSGTSYKDKVNLSPYGVFIFEIGQ